Proteins co-encoded in one Schaalia radingae genomic window:
- the argC gene encoding N-acetyl-gamma-glutamyl-phosphate reductase, with amino-acid sequence MNSRAAIAGVSGYAGGEIARLLTAHPDITLSIVTGASSAGNTLAQMHPNITGPQGALVIQETTAQALCGVDVIFLALPHGHSARLSDELARAGTSALIIDCAADHRLSDADEWHRYYGTDAAEPWTYGMPELLHSGETQMTRQRDALAHAGQIAVPGCNATAVTLAIQPAIAAHIVELTLCATLSVGYSGAGRSPKQHLLASEALGAIVPYGVGGTHRHIPEIIQNLRISGADDVRLAFTPVLVPTARGIVATVVAPLHASVSADDVAHAYSIYDNEPLIGVSHEAPWPSTAPVNATGCALVNAVIDERAHSLVTICALDNLGKGTASAAIQSANLALGLPELTGIPTIGVTP; translated from the coding sequence ATGAATTCTCGGGCAGCTATTGCAGGAGTATCGGGATACGCAGGAGGCGAAATCGCACGCCTCCTTACCGCGCATCCTGACATCACGCTCAGCATAGTTACGGGAGCATCTTCCGCCGGCAACACCCTGGCACAGATGCATCCGAACATCACTGGGCCCCAAGGTGCGCTGGTGATCCAGGAAACAACAGCCCAGGCTCTCTGCGGCGTTGATGTGATTTTCCTGGCCCTGCCACACGGACACTCCGCCCGACTTTCCGATGAACTCGCACGCGCTGGCACGTCAGCACTGATCATCGACTGCGCTGCCGACCATCGACTGTCCGATGCAGACGAATGGCATCGCTACTACGGCACCGACGCAGCCGAACCGTGGACCTATGGAATGCCAGAATTGCTGCACAGCGGCGAAACACAGATGACACGTCAACGCGACGCCCTCGCACACGCCGGTCAGATCGCCGTGCCCGGCTGTAATGCGACAGCAGTCACCCTGGCAATACAGCCAGCCATCGCCGCGCACATCGTCGAACTCACCCTATGCGCCACCTTGTCAGTGGGTTATTCAGGTGCCGGCCGATCACCCAAACAGCATCTGCTGGCCTCCGAGGCACTCGGCGCGATCGTGCCTTACGGCGTGGGAGGAACGCACCGGCACATCCCCGAAATCATCCAGAACCTGCGCATCAGTGGGGCGGACGACGTTCGCCTGGCATTCACGCCCGTTCTGGTCCCCACAGCTCGCGGCATCGTGGCGACAGTGGTGGCACCGCTGCACGCATCCGTCAGTGCAGATGACGTGGCCCACGCCTACAGCATCTACGATAATGAGCCGCTGATCGGTGTCAGCCACGAGGCACCCTGGCCGTCCACTGCGCCTGTCAACGCGACCGGCTGTGCCCTCGTCAATGCAGTGATTGACGAACGTGCCCACAGTCTTGTCACTATCTGCGCACTCGACAACCTCGGTAAAGGAACTGCGAGTGCAGCCATCCAGAGCGCAAACCTTGCGCTCGGCCTGCCCGAACTGACCGGAATCCCCACCATCGGAGTGACACCATGA
- a CDS encoding flavodoxin domain-containing protein, producing MKILVTASSKHGATREVAERISDRLRSHDLDVEMINPEDVKSLESYDAVVCGSAVYMTQWMAQANDFMERFRPNLLSMPVWAFSVGLSGVPKHSLQDPSRIGPVLMKVPIVHHQKFPGRYDPSRLSLRERTIARLAGAVEGDFRPWDEVDQWADEIAQDLKSGNTAPQESDAQ from the coding sequence ATGAAAATCCTCGTCACTGCTTCGTCAAAACATGGTGCAACCCGTGAGGTTGCCGAACGTATCTCTGACCGTCTGCGCTCGCACGACCTCGATGTCGAGATGATCAATCCGGAGGACGTGAAGTCTCTGGAATCCTACGACGCTGTTGTGTGCGGCTCAGCCGTGTACATGACGCAGTGGATGGCGCAGGCGAACGATTTCATGGAGCGTTTTCGCCCGAACCTGCTGTCGATGCCAGTGTGGGCTTTTTCAGTGGGCCTGTCCGGGGTGCCGAAGCATTCGCTGCAGGACCCCTCGCGCATTGGCCCGGTGCTGATGAAGGTGCCGATTGTCCACCACCAGAAGTTCCCGGGTCGCTACGACCCCTCGCGCCTGTCACTGCGTGAGCGCACTATCGCGCGCCTTGCCGGTGCGGTCGAGGGCGATTTTCGGCCGTGGGACGAAGTGGATCAGTGGGCAGATGAGATAGCACAGGATCTGAAGTCGGGTAATACGGCACCGCAGGAGTCGGACGCTCAGTAG
- the pheT gene encoding phenylalanine--tRNA ligase subunit beta → MPMVPLSWLRDHVEIPASVTVPQLAAALVKVGLEEETIHPARVTGPLVVGKVLTREPKEQSNGKVINYCRVDVGQYNDEPGTGKEPSDLPSRGIICGAHNFDVGNLVVVSLPGAVLPGPFEISARKTYGHISDGMICSERELGLGEDHNGILVLTDKFDADQIPAPGSDVIPLLGLGEEVLEINVTPDRGYCFSMRGVAREYSHSTGATLTDPGLPDGLDLPEHSDSALSVEVEDKRPIRDHVGCDRFVTRIVRGVDTHAQTPKWMVERLEMAGMRSISLPVDVTNYIMLDLGQPMHAYDLGSVAAPIVVRRAEKGEHLVTLDGEDRALNDEDLLITDSPQGQHGSRIIGLAGVMGGLDSEITEGTTDLVLEAAHFDSISIARTSRRHFLASEASKRFERGSDPAIPPVAIARACALLEEYGGGQADPHVFEVNTVPEARPIDMKVSETQRLTGLELPPARIRELLETIGCQVHGEDSEAQWQVTPPSWRPDLTGPADLVEEVARLHGYDEIPSILPQAPAGHGLTTAQKTRRDVARVLANAGLTEVESYPFMSTAAHDRQQLATDDPNRQAVRLRNPLADDAPLLRTRILDTLLDVAGRNMSRGMNHIAVFEIAKVVRPAGTVPSDLPSAEQRPSVEVEAQLQAGVPSQPWHVGAILCGNATGNGVFEQPRVYDWADAIDLVWRVAQSLGVKVETARGWLPESTPVRKGPPMPQASSDPHAVAPWHPGRMAQVFVRNGKTLTVVARAGELHPRVCEAFGLPKRSCALELDVDALVAHMAEEPIQVSGVSTFPVAKEDFALVVANDIPVARVAQVIRQAAGALAEEVSLFDIYEGDQVPDGHRSLAFTVKLRADDRTLSADEVMRTRNDIISRTGKTLGAQLRA, encoded by the coding sequence ATGCCTATGGTTCCATTGTCGTGGCTTCGTGACCACGTAGAAATTCCCGCCTCCGTGACGGTTCCGCAACTGGCCGCAGCGCTGGTGAAAGTGGGCCTGGAGGAAGAAACAATTCATCCCGCCCGCGTGACGGGCCCGCTTGTCGTAGGCAAAGTGCTCACACGCGAGCCGAAAGAACAATCCAACGGCAAAGTCATCAACTACTGCCGAGTCGATGTCGGCCAGTACAACGACGAGCCGGGAACTGGGAAAGAGCCATCTGACCTGCCCAGTCGCGGCATCATCTGCGGTGCTCACAATTTTGATGTGGGCAACCTGGTGGTCGTCAGCCTGCCGGGCGCAGTTCTGCCCGGCCCCTTCGAGATCTCTGCCCGCAAGACCTACGGTCACATCTCTGACGGCATGATCTGTTCGGAGCGCGAACTGGGCCTCGGGGAGGACCACAACGGCATCCTCGTTCTGACCGACAAGTTTGATGCCGACCAGATCCCCGCTCCCGGATCAGATGTGATTCCACTGCTGGGACTGGGGGAAGAAGTCCTCGAAATCAATGTCACTCCGGACCGCGGCTACTGCTTCTCCATGCGTGGCGTGGCGCGCGAATACTCCCACTCAACGGGAGCAACCCTGACTGATCCCGGTCTGCCCGATGGCCTTGACCTGCCCGAACACTCCGACTCAGCTTTGAGCGTGGAAGTTGAGGACAAGCGCCCGATCCGCGACCACGTCGGGTGCGACCGCTTCGTTACACGCATCGTGCGCGGCGTCGACACGCACGCTCAGACGCCCAAATGGATGGTGGAGCGCCTGGAGATGGCAGGCATGCGCTCAATCAGCCTGCCCGTCGACGTCACCAACTACATCATGTTGGATCTGGGCCAGCCGATGCACGCTTACGACCTTGGTTCTGTGGCAGCACCCATCGTGGTGCGCAGAGCTGAAAAAGGTGAGCATCTCGTCACCCTCGATGGTGAAGATCGCGCACTGAACGACGAAGACCTGCTTATCACGGATTCTCCACAAGGCCAGCATGGATCGCGCATTATAGGACTTGCCGGAGTGATGGGCGGCCTCGACTCTGAAATCACTGAGGGGACAACAGACCTGGTCCTCGAAGCTGCGCACTTTGATTCCATTTCAATTGCGCGCACGTCCCGACGCCACTTCCTGGCCTCTGAAGCCTCGAAGCGTTTCGAACGCGGTTCGGACCCGGCGATTCCGCCCGTCGCGATTGCCCGGGCATGTGCGCTGCTTGAAGAATACGGCGGGGGACAGGCTGACCCCCACGTGTTCGAGGTCAATACCGTGCCCGAAGCTCGACCGATCGACATGAAAGTGAGTGAGACGCAGCGCCTGACCGGACTCGAATTACCTCCAGCACGCATTCGCGAACTGCTGGAAACAATCGGCTGCCAGGTTCATGGCGAGGACAGCGAGGCCCAATGGCAGGTGACACCTCCGAGCTGGCGACCTGACCTGACCGGGCCTGCCGACCTGGTCGAAGAGGTCGCGCGCCTGCACGGATACGATGAGATCCCGTCAATCCTGCCGCAAGCCCCTGCTGGACACGGCTTAACCACGGCGCAGAAGACTCGCCGTGATGTCGCACGCGTCCTGGCCAATGCTGGACTGACCGAGGTAGAGTCCTACCCCTTCATGTCCACTGCTGCCCATGACCGCCAGCAGCTGGCTACCGATGACCCGAACCGTCAGGCAGTGCGCCTGCGCAATCCGCTGGCCGACGATGCGCCGCTGCTGCGTACACGCATCCTGGACACGCTGCTCGATGTTGCCGGACGCAACATGTCACGCGGTATGAACCACATCGCGGTCTTTGAGATTGCGAAGGTTGTGCGCCCGGCAGGAACGGTTCCATCCGATCTGCCGTCCGCTGAGCAGCGTCCCTCTGTCGAGGTGGAAGCTCAGCTCCAGGCCGGCGTTCCCTCGCAGCCGTGGCATGTGGGAGCAATCTTGTGCGGAAATGCCACAGGTAACGGGGTGTTCGAGCAGCCCCGCGTCTACGACTGGGCCGATGCCATCGACCTCGTCTGGCGCGTCGCACAGTCACTGGGCGTCAAGGTGGAAACAGCACGCGGCTGGCTTCCTGAATCTACCCCCGTGCGCAAGGGGCCGCCGATGCCTCAGGCGAGCAGTGACCCGCACGCAGTGGCACCGTGGCATCCAGGCAGGATGGCGCAGGTTTTCGTCCGCAACGGCAAGACTCTGACTGTTGTGGCGCGAGCCGGCGAACTTCACCCGCGTGTATGTGAGGCATTCGGTTTACCCAAGCGCTCATGCGCACTGGAGCTGGACGTCGACGCGCTGGTGGCGCATATGGCGGAAGAACCAATTCAGGTGAGCGGCGTGTCAACGTTCCCGGTGGCAAAAGAAGACTTCGCACTGGTTGTCGCCAATGATATTCCCGTTGCTCGCGTTGCTCAGGTGATTCGCCAGGCGGCAGGTGCCCTGGCCGAAGAGGTATCTCTCTTTGACATTTACGAGGGCGACCAGGTTCCCGACGGTCACCGCTCGCTGGCCTTCACTGTGAAACTGCGTGCCGATGATCGCACGCTGAGTGCAGATGAGGTTATGCGCACACGCAACGACATCATTTCTCGCACAGGTAAGACGCTCGGGGCGCAACTTCGCGCATAA
- the pheS gene encoding phenylalanine--tRNA ligase subunit alpha, translating into MADCAPELNPLDGEAVSALVTDALARISEASSLAQLKTVRTQVMGDQAPLIQANRTIGSLDPADRAQAGKTLGGARKQLATALSERESVLRDEEEARALETEAVDVTVPTGRQSLGARHPLETLMEEVADLFVSMGWDIAEGPEIEHEWFNFDALNFDIDHPARQMQDTLYVDGRSVGGDHEDDGHLVMRTHTSPVQARSMLARGVPLYVACPGKVFRSDALDATHTPVFHQVEGLAVDRHLTMAHLKGTLDHFARQMFGPDARTRLRPSFFPFTEPSAEMDLWFPQKKGGPGWIEWGGCGMVNPNVLRACGVDPDEYSGFAFGMGIERTLMLRHGIADMHDIVEGDVRFSQQFGLNGRGH; encoded by the coding sequence ATGGCTGACTGTGCTCCTGAGCTCAATCCGCTTGACGGTGAAGCGGTGAGCGCCCTCGTCACTGATGCGCTGGCGCGTATCAGTGAGGCGAGTTCGCTGGCCCAACTCAAGACCGTTCGCACGCAGGTGATGGGTGATCAGGCACCCCTGATCCAGGCTAACCGCACGATCGGGTCACTGGACCCCGCTGACCGTGCGCAGGCAGGCAAGACACTGGGCGGTGCCCGCAAGCAACTCGCCACTGCGCTGTCCGAACGTGAATCAGTGCTGCGCGACGAAGAGGAAGCCCGCGCGCTGGAGACGGAAGCCGTGGACGTAACGGTGCCGACCGGGCGCCAGAGTCTGGGCGCGCGTCACCCTCTGGAAACCTTGATGGAGGAAGTGGCCGACCTGTTTGTGTCGATGGGATGGGACATCGCAGAAGGCCCGGAAATCGAGCACGAATGGTTCAACTTCGATGCGCTGAACTTCGACATTGACCACCCGGCTCGCCAGATGCAGGACACCCTCTACGTCGATGGCCGCTCCGTCGGTGGCGACCACGAGGATGACGGTCACCTGGTGATGCGCACGCACACCTCGCCAGTTCAGGCCCGCTCCATGCTCGCTCGCGGTGTTCCGCTCTACGTCGCATGCCCCGGTAAGGTATTCCGCTCCGACGCGCTCGACGCGACACATACACCTGTTTTCCACCAGGTTGAGGGTCTGGCAGTTGATCGCCACCTGACGATGGCGCACCTGAAGGGAACGCTGGATCACTTTGCGCGCCAGATGTTCGGCCCTGACGCGCGCACGCGGTTGCGCCCCAGCTTCTTTCCTTTCACTGAACCGAGCGCCGAGATGGATCTGTGGTTCCCGCAGAAGAAGGGCGGCCCCGGCTGGATTGAATGGGGTGGCTGCGGCATGGTCAACCCAAACGTGCTGCGCGCCTGCGGCGTCGACCCTGACGAGTATTCCGGTTTCGCATTCGGCATGGGTATTGAACGCACGCTCATGCTGCGTCACGGCATCGCTGATATGCACGACATCGTCGAGGGAGACGTGCGCTTCTCCCAGCAGTTCGGACTCAACGGAAGGGGACACTGA
- the panB gene encoding 3-methyl-2-oxobutanoate hydroxymethyltransferase, which yields MSSLAPSDAAAVDTVPAPTKPKKVRVHHLAQAKQQGRKLTMLTAYDALIAPLLDAAGVDMLLVGDSYGNVMLGYDSTLRVTLDDMVRATSAVARSTRRALVVADLPFATYEASAQQAFESASQLMRAGAHAVKLEGGRPRVEAVRLLSQSGIPVVGHLGYTPQSENTIGGPRMRGRGDQRDAMIADALALQDAGAIAVVLEMVPDNVAIDVTAALEIPTIGIGAGPHTDGQVLVWSDMVGMQEWVPSFVHRFAQIGREITAAAAEYVESVEDGTFPAPENYHQQ from the coding sequence ATGAGTTCACTTGCGCCCTCCGACGCTGCGGCCGTTGATACGGTCCCCGCGCCGACGAAACCGAAAAAAGTTCGCGTCCACCACCTTGCTCAAGCTAAGCAGCAGGGCCGAAAACTCACGATGTTGACAGCTTATGATGCGCTTATTGCCCCGCTGCTGGATGCGGCAGGTGTTGACATGCTGCTGGTGGGTGATTCCTACGGCAACGTGATGTTGGGGTATGACTCCACGTTGCGCGTCACGTTGGACGACATGGTTCGAGCAACTTCAGCAGTGGCACGTTCCACACGCCGCGCCCTGGTAGTGGCAGACCTTCCGTTCGCAACGTACGAGGCCAGTGCACAGCAGGCGTTTGAATCGGCTTCCCAATTGATGCGCGCTGGTGCCCATGCGGTCAAACTCGAGGGAGGCCGACCGCGCGTGGAAGCTGTCCGACTACTGAGCCAGTCCGGTATTCCCGTCGTCGGACACCTGGGGTACACGCCGCAATCAGAGAACACGATCGGCGGTCCGCGTATGCGTGGCCGTGGCGATCAGCGCGATGCGATGATTGCTGACGCGCTGGCTTTGCAGGATGCCGGTGCGATTGCCGTTGTGTTGGAGATGGTGCCTGACAACGTGGCCATTGACGTCACTGCTGCGCTGGAGATTCCCACTATTGGTATCGGTGCTGGCCCGCACACCGATGGGCAGGTACTGGTGTGGTCGGACATGGTGGGGATGCAGGAATGGGTTCCCTCGTTCGTCCATCGTTTCGCGCAGATCGGGCGTGAGATCACGGCGGCTGCTGCCGAGTATGTGGAAAGTGTGGAAGATGGCACATTTCCTGCTCCGGAGAATTATCACCAGCAGTGA
- the map gene encoding type I methionyl aminopeptidase, with amino-acid sequence MSSSDNSGRIPASANARRAPLGNLTAGRISPMRSVPESIERPEYMFHDGPENVTASDIKDADTVERIRHAGRIAADALRVVGEAVRPGVTTDELDRIGHDFIVGAGAYPSCLGYMGYPKSLCTSINEVICHGIPDDRPLEDGDIVNVDITAFYEGVHGDTCAMFEVGNVDQESRLLSERTREAMMRGIRAVKPGREINVIGRVISVYAKRFDYGVVRDYTGHGVGEAFHSGLIIPHYDAAPLYDTVMEPGMVFTIEPMLTLGTVEWEQWDDDWTVVTADRSRTAQFEHTIVVTEDGADILTLPSNA; translated from the coding sequence ATGAGTAGTTCTGACAATTCTGGTCGTATTCCGGCATCTGCCAATGCGCGTCGCGCGCCGCTGGGCAATCTGACTGCCGGACGTATCTCCCCCATGCGCTCGGTGCCTGAGTCGATTGAACGCCCCGAGTACATGTTCCACGATGGCCCTGAAAACGTCACTGCCTCGGATATTAAGGATGCGGACACTGTGGAACGGATCCGCCACGCTGGCCGCATTGCCGCCGATGCGCTTCGTGTCGTGGGTGAGGCGGTTCGCCCCGGTGTGACAACCGATGAGCTCGACCGCATCGGACATGATTTTATTGTCGGTGCTGGCGCCTACCCGTCATGCCTGGGTTACATGGGGTATCCGAAGTCGCTGTGTACTTCCATCAACGAGGTCATCTGCCACGGCATTCCTGATGATCGCCCCCTCGAAGATGGCGACATTGTCAACGTCGATATCACGGCGTTTTACGAGGGTGTCCACGGTGACACCTGCGCCATGTTTGAGGTGGGAAATGTTGATCAGGAGTCGCGTCTGCTCAGTGAGAGGACACGCGAAGCGATGATGCGTGGGATCCGGGCGGTCAAACCTGGCCGTGAGATCAACGTGATCGGACGTGTCATTTCGGTGTATGCGAAGCGTTTTGACTACGGCGTGGTGCGCGATTACACCGGACACGGCGTGGGCGAAGCCTTTCACTCGGGTTTGATCATTCCGCACTATGATGCTGCACCACTGTATGACACGGTGATGGAGCCGGGCATGGTGTTCACCATTGAGCCGATGCTGACGCTGGGCACTGTCGAATGGGAGCAGTGGGATGATGACTGGACTGTTGTCACGGCCGATCGTTCCCGCACCGCGCAGTTCGAGCACACAATCGTGGTGACCGAAGATGGCGCCGACATTTTGACACTGCCGTCGAACGCGTGA
- a CDS encoding zinc ribbon domain-containing protein: MKASPEDQRSLLELQSLDRAIMKMRHQRDTHPAHAKLRELAGRAEDLKRAAINQSAVIADTKRDVARIEADIERVNTRKSAQEGRIERNEVPLRDINAMEHEIAQMRTRLNSLEEDQLEVEERLEAAQKAQDDMIREAQALTQDVEATKKQFEDDNAQSDLELADLECKRADLNDSLPSDLIAEYDSVWQRHSPFAIVEVRGGVVTGATGEISPAELQQINALPADEVYWCVDTSQIVVRTDA, from the coding sequence GTGAAGGCATCACCTGAAGATCAACGCTCGCTACTCGAGTTGCAGTCATTGGATCGCGCCATCATGAAGATGCGACACCAGCGTGACACACACCCGGCGCACGCCAAGCTGCGTGAACTTGCCGGACGGGCAGAGGACCTCAAGCGTGCTGCGATCAATCAGAGTGCAGTGATAGCCGACACGAAACGTGACGTGGCGCGCATCGAAGCGGACATTGAGCGAGTCAACACACGCAAGAGTGCCCAGGAAGGACGCATCGAACGCAATGAAGTTCCCCTGCGCGACATTAATGCAATGGAACACGAAATCGCCCAGATGCGCACCCGGCTCAACAGCCTCGAAGAAGACCAACTTGAAGTTGAAGAACGCCTCGAAGCTGCCCAAAAAGCACAAGACGACATGATCCGCGAAGCGCAGGCGCTGACGCAGGACGTGGAAGCAACCAAGAAACAGTTCGAAGATGATAACGCGCAGTCTGACCTCGAACTGGCTGACCTGGAGTGCAAGAGAGCTGACCTGAATGACTCGCTGCCCTCTGACCTCATCGCCGAATACGACTCGGTCTGGCAGCGGCACAGCCCCTTCGCCATCGTGGAGGTGCGAGGCGGCGTCGTCACAGGAGCCACCGGCGAAATTTCGCCCGCCGAGCTGCAGCAGATAAATGCATTGCCCGCAGACGAGGTGTACTGGTGCGTCGACACCAGCCAGATAGTGGTGCGAACCGACGCCTAA
- a CDS encoding Nif3-like dinuclear metal center hexameric protein, which yields MTTTWTVSDVVTVMDRWYPPETAQEWDKVGLIVGDPSREVRRVLIAVDPVAAVIDEAVSNEIDMIITHHPLYLRGVSFLPESDPKGRVVATLVRGECALFNAHTNADIAYRGVAHALADLLGLERTQPLDPSGRDRDGRSVGLGRVGTIDPVTLREFAQRVASALPAGPHGLFVGGDLESTVARVAVSGGAGDSLLEQARASGADVFVTADLRHHPSSEHLEGGAPALISGSHWATEWPWVPVLAQRLSEQAEADNVSVDITASTIVTEPWTAHMQTTGGTQ from the coding sequence ATGACTACAACGTGGACTGTGAGCGATGTCGTTACTGTGATGGATCGGTGGTATCCACCCGAAACGGCACAAGAGTGGGACAAGGTAGGCCTCATTGTGGGAGATCCCTCACGCGAGGTGCGCCGCGTTCTCATTGCCGTTGATCCCGTGGCCGCGGTAATCGACGAAGCTGTGAGCAATGAGATCGACATGATCATCACACATCATCCGCTGTATCTGCGAGGCGTGTCGTTCCTACCTGAAAGCGACCCGAAAGGGCGCGTCGTCGCCACACTCGTACGTGGCGAGTGCGCACTGTTCAACGCCCACACCAATGCCGACATCGCCTATCGGGGAGTCGCGCATGCTTTGGCAGACCTGCTGGGACTGGAACGCACGCAGCCGCTGGACCCCTCGGGACGTGACCGCGACGGCCGCTCGGTGGGACTGGGGCGCGTCGGAACAATAGATCCGGTGACCCTGCGTGAATTTGCGCAGCGAGTGGCATCTGCATTGCCTGCCGGTCCGCACGGCCTGTTCGTGGGCGGAGACCTGGAATCAACCGTCGCGCGTGTGGCGGTGTCAGGCGGTGCAGGTGATTCCCTGCTTGAGCAGGCACGCGCATCCGGTGCCGACGTGTTCGTCACCGCTGATCTGCGCCACCACCCCTCGTCCGAACACCTCGAAGGCGGAGCGCCTGCACTGATCTCAGGATCCCATTGGGCGACCGAATGGCCGTGGGTTCCGGTGCTCGCGCAACGACTCAGCGAGCAAGCCGAGGCGGACAACGTCTCCGTCGACATTACAGCGTCTACCATAGTGACAGAACCATGGACGGCTCACATGCAGACAACCGGAGGAACTCAGTGA
- the ettA gene encoding energy-dependent translational throttle protein EttA, with protein MAEYIYQMIKARKAHGDKIILDDVSMSFFPGAKIGMVGPNGAGKSSILKIMAGLDEPSNGEARLTPGYTVGILEQEPQLDDTKTVLENVQMGARETFDKLARFNKISEEMADPDADFDALMEEMGKLQSEIDAANAWDIDSQLEQAMDALRCPPADQDVKVLSGGERRRVALCRLLIEAPDLLLLDEPTNHLDAESVQWLEKHLSTYAGAVIAVTHDRYFLDHVAEWIAEVDRGHLYPYEGNYSTYLETKEKRLKVQGQKDAKLAKRLREELDWVRSNPKGRQAKSRARLERYEEMAAEAERTRKLDFEEIQIPPGPRLGSIVIEANNLHKGFGDRVLINDLSFSLPRNGIVGVIGPNGVGKTTLFKTIVGLEPLDGGDLRIGETVKISYVDQNRAGIDPDKSVWEVVSDGLDFLEVGNVEMPSRAYVSAFGFKGPDQQKPSGVLSGGERNRLNLALTLKQGGNLLLLDEPTNDLDVETLGSLENALLEFPGCAVVVTHDRWFLDRVATHILAWEGTEENPAKWYWFEGNFESYENNKVERLGLDAARPHRVTHRRLTRD; from the coding sequence GTGGCTGAGTACATATACCAAATGATCAAAGCGCGCAAAGCTCATGGCGACAAGATCATTCTTGATGACGTATCCATGTCGTTCTTCCCCGGAGCGAAAATCGGCATGGTTGGTCCTAACGGTGCTGGAAAGTCATCGATCCTCAAGATCATGGCGGGTCTGGATGAGCCAAGCAATGGCGAAGCACGTCTGACACCCGGTTACACAGTGGGCATCCTCGAGCAGGAACCCCAACTCGACGACACGAAAACCGTGTTGGAAAACGTGCAGATGGGTGCCAGGGAAACGTTCGACAAGCTCGCGCGTTTCAACAAGATCTCTGAGGAGATGGCTGACCCGGACGCCGACTTTGATGCGCTCATGGAAGAAATGGGCAAGCTGCAAAGTGAGATCGACGCTGCAAACGCGTGGGATATCGACTCCCAGCTGGAGCAGGCCATGGACGCACTGCGCTGCCCGCCTGCCGATCAGGATGTGAAGGTTCTTTCCGGTGGGGAACGTCGTCGCGTGGCGCTGTGCCGTCTGCTGATCGAAGCTCCTGACCTGCTGCTGCTGGATGAGCCAACGAACCACTTGGATGCCGAGTCCGTGCAGTGGCTGGAAAAGCACCTGTCCACGTATGCCGGCGCGGTGATCGCAGTGACCCACGACCGCTACTTCCTTGACCACGTAGCCGAATGGATCGCTGAAGTGGACCGCGGTCACCTCTACCCCTATGAGGGCAACTACTCCACCTACCTGGAAACGAAGGAAAAACGCCTGAAAGTCCAGGGACAGAAGGATGCGAAACTGGCCAAGCGGCTGCGTGAAGAGCTCGACTGGGTTCGTTCCAATCCCAAGGGACGCCAAGCCAAGTCACGAGCCCGTCTGGAACGCTACGAAGAGATGGCTGCCGAAGCGGAGCGCACACGCAAGCTTGACTTTGAGGAAATTCAGATCCCGCCAGGGCCTCGTTTGGGCTCTATCGTGATCGAGGCAAACAATCTGCACAAGGGCTTCGGTGACCGTGTCCTCATCAATGACCTGTCGTTCTCACTGCCGCGCAACGGAATCGTCGGTGTGATCGGTCCGAACGGTGTGGGCAAGACAACTCTGTTCAAGACCATTGTTGGGCTTGAACCGCTGGACGGGGGAGACCTCAGGATCGGTGAGACCGTCAAGATCTCATACGTCGACCAGAACCGTGCGGGCATCGATCCGGACAAATCAGTGTGGGAGGTTGTCTCAGATGGCCTCGACTTCCTGGAAGTCGGCAACGTTGAAATGCCGTCGCGAGCCTACGTGTCCGCATTCGGATTCAAGGGACCGGACCAGCAGAAGCCGTCAGGCGTGCTTTCCGGTGGTGAACGCAACCGCTTGAACCTGGCGCTCACGCTTAAACAGGGCGGCAACCTGCTCCTGTTGGATGAGCCGACCAACGACCTCGATGTGGAAACACTTGGATCACTGGAAAACGCGCTGCTCGAATTCCCCGGGTGCGCGGTGGTTGTCACCCACGACCGTTGGTTCCTCGACCGCGTTGCCACGCACATCCTCGCGTGGGAAGGCACGGAAGAAAACCCTGCGAAGTGGTACTGGTTCGAAGGAAACTTCGAATCCTACGAGAACAACAAGGTGGAGCGTCTTGGTCTTGATGCAGCCCGCCCGCACCGCGTCACGCACCGTCGTCTCACGCGCGACTGA